One genomic region from Reichenbachiella ulvae encodes:
- a CDS encoding glucose 1-dehydrogenase yields MKLENKVAVITGGNSGIGLATAKLFVQEGAKVVITGRRQEALDEAVKEIGGGSIAVLANAKDIDANKAAIEKAVATFGKIDILFLNAGIAHFMPMSDITEEHFNETFDTNVKGPFFTIKHAIPHLNEGAVILSNTSVVHHKGFAGSGIYSATKAALRSVTRVLANELKEKKIRTVSLAPGPVETPIYGKMDMTEDQLNGMAAGFAAQVPLGRFGASEELAKAALFLVSDDASFITGEELIVDGGIGQV; encoded by the coding sequence ATGAAATTAGAAAACAAAGTAGCAGTGATCACAGGTGGAAACAGCGGCATTGGGTTGGCGACAGCCAAGCTTTTTGTCCAAGAAGGCGCCAAAGTAGTAATCACAGGAAGAAGACAGGAAGCACTCGATGAGGCCGTCAAAGAAATTGGGGGCGGTTCCATAGCTGTATTGGCAAACGCCAAAGACATAGACGCCAACAAAGCAGCCATCGAAAAAGCTGTAGCAACCTTCGGGAAAATCGACATACTTTTTCTCAATGCGGGCATTGCTCATTTCATGCCTATGAGTGATATCACGGAGGAGCACTTTAACGAAACATTTGATACCAATGTGAAAGGCCCATTTTTCACAATCAAGCATGCTATCCCTCATTTGAATGAAGGCGCTGTTATCTTGAGTAACACTTCTGTTGTTCATCACAAAGGCTTTGCCGGATCTGGTATTTACTCAGCAACCAAAGCAGCTTTGAGATCAGTAACCCGAGTTCTGGCAAACGAACTGAAAGAAAAGAAAATCAGAACCGTGAGTTTGGCTCCAGGACCTGTAGAAACACCAATCTATGGTAAAATGGATATGACCGAGGATCAATTGAATGGAATGGCTGCAGGTTTTGCAGCTCAGGTACCTTTGGGTCGATTCGGCGCATCTGAAGAACTCGCCAAAGCGGCTTTATTCCTGGTATCAGACGATGCTTCTTTCATCACAGGCGAAGAGTTGATTGTTGACGGAGGAATCGGACAAGTATAA
- a CDS encoding GyrI-like domain-containing protein — MFLRIETLPKKLLIGQSIEMTLMQNKTAQLWGSFMPRRKEIKNPISSDLYSMQVYDPNLEFKDFTPETPFTKWAAVAVDSINNVPDAMSSYELDGGLYAVFLHKGSFNEFRSTFEYIFAEWIPNSEYEVDRREHFELLGEKYKNNHPDSEEEIWVPIKPKA; from the coding sequence ATGTTTTTAAGAATCGAAACGCTTCCCAAAAAGCTGCTGATCGGTCAATCGATAGAGATGACTTTGATGCAGAACAAAACTGCCCAACTTTGGGGTAGCTTTATGCCGAGAAGAAAAGAAATAAAAAACCCTATTTCTTCAGATCTGTACTCCATGCAAGTGTATGATCCTAATTTGGAATTCAAAGACTTCACCCCCGAGACTCCCTTTACCAAATGGGCAGCTGTAGCAGTTGATTCAATTAATAATGTACCAGATGCAATGTCTAGTTATGAACTGGATGGAGGATTGTATGCGGTATTTTTACACAAGGGTAGTTTCAATGAATTCAGAAGCACTTTCGAATACATTTTTGCTGAATGGATCCCAAATTCGGAATATGAAGTAGATCGTAGAGAGCACTTCGAATTGTTGGGAGAGAAATACAAAAACAATCACCCAGACTCTGAAGAAGAAATCTGGGTGCCCATAAAGCCAAAAGCATAA
- a CDS encoding DUF3667 domain-containing protein, with amino-acid sequence MEHTNTCLNCETIVTSSYCPECGQSTQVDRITFKNSLSQFFRSALSFQGPFLFTLLSLIKNPGEVFQSYLAGKRKRYYQPFYFYILLSAFYLIIQKLIGFDPLQGEAARIENVGMPEVAVKMMNAAKFMTLHINKMLLIPVIAVALMMKLFFRKRYFLAEYAAVALYIIGMYILAGIFYMLLIHLTEFDNMKLQLLIMFLFTFYGSISLFGRKLNVVLKSILLSVLSVIIYTWGGMSLSYLIVILR; translated from the coding sequence ATGGAGCATACCAATACCTGTCTCAACTGCGAGACAATCGTGACTTCAAGCTACTGTCCTGAATGTGGTCAATCGACCCAAGTAGATCGTATTACCTTTAAAAATTCACTCTCTCAATTTTTCCGTTCTGCTTTATCCTTTCAAGGACCCTTCCTCTTTACCCTTCTTTCGCTGATCAAAAATCCAGGTGAGGTTTTTCAATCCTATTTGGCCGGAAAACGAAAAAGATATTATCAACCCTTCTACTTTTATATTCTCCTTTCCGCATTTTATCTGATCATCCAAAAACTGATAGGTTTTGATCCGCTGCAGGGAGAGGCTGCCAGAATAGAAAATGTAGGGATGCCGGAAGTAGCAGTTAAGATGATGAACGCCGCGAAGTTTATGACTCTTCATATCAACAAAATGCTTCTGATCCCGGTGATAGCCGTAGCATTGATGATGAAGCTCTTTTTTCGCAAAAGATATTTTCTCGCAGAATACGCAGCAGTCGCCCTTTACATTATCGGAATGTACATCTTAGCAGGAATTTTTTACATGCTCCTGATACATTTGACTGAATTCGACAACATGAAACTTCAATTGCTCATTATGTTCTTGTTTACCTTTTATGGTAGCATTTCACTGTTTGGACGAAAATTAAATGTGGTACTAAAATCCATACTTTTGAGTGTTTTGAGTGTCATAATTTACACATGGGGAGGCATGAGTCTTTCCTATCTTATTGTTATACTGAGATAA
- a CDS encoding pentapeptide repeat-containing protein, with protein MEYFDEVNFEGINFQKEEWKTGEFVDCTFENCQLNDLDLSEASFNNSQFINCDLSMSKLHHTSFKEVDFKGCKLMGLHFEDCNPFLLAFTFRDCVLDFSSFFQLKLKKTPFINCKMEKVDLTECDLTQSDFSGSHLIDSIFERTNLEKAELRTALNFQIDPRNNLLKNARFSPEGLVGLVSVFGIKVG; from the coding sequence ATGGAATATTTTGATGAAGTCAATTTTGAGGGCATCAATTTTCAGAAAGAAGAATGGAAGACTGGAGAGTTCGTTGACTGTACTTTCGAAAATTGCCAACTGAATGATCTGGATCTTTCTGAAGCGAGTTTTAACAACTCGCAATTCATCAACTGCGACCTGAGCATGTCCAAGCTGCATCACACTTCATTCAAGGAAGTAGATTTTAAAGGCTGCAAACTAATGGGCTTGCATTTTGAAGACTGCAATCCATTTCTACTGGCCTTTACTTTTCGAGATTGTGTATTAGACTTTTCCTCCTTCTTTCAATTGAAACTGAAAAAAACTCCTTTTATTAATTGCAAGATGGAGAAAGTGGATTTGACAGAATGTGATCTGACCCAAAGCGACTTCAGTGGTAGCCACCTCATAGATAGCATTTTTGAGCGAACCAACCTTGAGAAAGCAGAGCTCCGAACTGCCCTCAACTTTCAAATTGATCCCAGAAACAACCTGCTTAAAAACGCACGTTTCAGCCCAGAAGGATTAGTTGGTTTAGTATCAGTATTTGGAATTAAGGTGGGGTGA
- a CDS encoding TonB-dependent receptor, whose protein sequence is MINKCFFILSIAYLLPFIAECQTLLKESYLGESFVDACKSIEQEYEVNIYFDPSWFEGNSIQKSGESKSIASFILENTDQKVYSLLEMYGSYVLVMKNPDYFKATSNQKEDLIVIGTEDAKPNEIVTVTGTIIDGSNDEGLLGAKAYIRTLNIGAISDFNGNYNLKVPVGKYSIEFSSVGYEAKKVDAYIKSSGSFDINLFSGSVELEELVIRAEPDGANVNQRVAGLQQMSAKTIKQLPTFMGEVDPVKSLTTLPGITTAGELSSGFNVRGGESGQNLILQDGAIIYNPTHLFGFYSAFNSDMIDKVDLYKGGGPANYGGRVSSVLSIKLRNGDDQHFKANGGIGLVSSRLTVEGPIVKDKVSFLIGGRTSYTNWLMHSLNNIELNNSSAQFYDFNGKLLYRMSTKDFITASFYRSHDDFNLNNEAVYDWNTQNFSFDWNHIYGDNLISTLNFASSDYWVKTTNQENPLDTYSFDNGINTLSGKLEFQYKMFYKNTVTAGIEYNNNGISPGTLEPGALSSLEYAKIPDQSSQQIDYFIHDDWDLSQRMAVSAGLRYSTFYRFGPDKIYSFEENSSGKPVVSSSQDYKSGELIDNFSALEPRISLRYLLDANTSIKASYYRSFQYLHLVSNTVSATPQDYYLASGPNLKPQFADQFALGAFKNLYDSQYEISVEGYYKDMRNVIDFIEGAEIIGNDQIEGSLVQGIGKSYGVEFQFKKNKGRLNGWISYTYSRSLKKFDGSSEIETINNGKYYSSNFDKPHDLTLVANYKLAPRLILSANFSYSTGRPITVPISKYSYDKTLAVLIYSERNAYRVPDYHRLDISLTLKENFKKNKILSGEWVFSVFNIYGRENAYSIYFNDSGQARKLSILGSAFPSLTYNFRISK, encoded by the coding sequence ATGATAAATAAATGCTTTTTTATCTTATCAATAGCCTACCTATTGCCTTTTATTGCTGAATGCCAAACACTATTGAAGGAAAGCTATCTCGGAGAATCATTTGTTGATGCCTGTAAAAGCATTGAACAAGAATACGAGGTTAATATCTATTTTGACCCTTCTTGGTTTGAAGGCAATTCAATCCAAAAAAGTGGTGAGTCCAAATCCATTGCTAGCTTTATCCTTGAAAACACTGATCAAAAGGTGTATTCTTTATTAGAAATGTATGGATCTTATGTCTTGGTAATGAAAAACCCTGACTACTTCAAAGCAACATCAAATCAAAAAGAAGATCTAATAGTCATAGGCACGGAGGATGCCAAACCCAATGAAATAGTAACCGTAACTGGAACCATCATTGATGGCAGCAATGATGAAGGTCTTTTAGGTGCTAAAGCATATATCAGAACATTAAACATTGGTGCTATCAGTGATTTCAATGGCAATTATAACTTAAAGGTTCCTGTAGGGAAATATTCTATTGAATTCAGTTCTGTTGGTTATGAAGCCAAAAAAGTAGACGCTTATATCAAGTCCTCCGGATCCTTTGATATTAATTTATTTTCAGGATCAGTAGAGTTAGAAGAATTAGTCATAAGAGCCGAACCAGATGGAGCCAATGTAAACCAACGTGTGGCTGGCCTTCAACAGATGTCAGCCAAAACGATCAAACAATTACCCACTTTTATGGGTGAAGTCGATCCAGTGAAAAGCTTAACCACTTTACCCGGCATAACTACAGCAGGAGAGCTTTCCTCTGGCTTCAATGTTCGTGGTGGAGAATCCGGTCAAAACTTGATTCTACAGGATGGGGCCATTATTTACAACCCGACACACTTATTCGGCTTCTATAGTGCCTTTAACTCAGATATGATCGACAAGGTAGACTTATATAAAGGGGGTGGACCAGCAAACTATGGCGGAAGGGTATCTTCAGTTCTTTCAATCAAATTGAGAAATGGTGATGATCAACATTTCAAAGCCAATGGAGGTATTGGGTTAGTTTCGAGCCGACTAACTGTTGAAGGTCCTATTGTGAAAGACAAGGTCTCTTTCTTAATAGGAGGTAGAACTTCATACACCAATTGGCTTATGCATTCACTCAATAATATTGAGTTAAACAACAGTTCGGCTCAATTTTATGACTTTAATGGAAAACTGCTCTATCGTATGAGCACTAAGGACTTTATAACAGCTTCATTCTATAGAAGTCATGATGATTTCAACCTCAACAATGAAGCAGTCTATGATTGGAACACACAAAATTTCAGTTTCGATTGGAATCACATTTACGGAGACAACTTAATTTCAACCTTGAATTTTGCAAGTAGTGATTATTGGGTGAAAACCACCAATCAGGAAAACCCTCTAGATACCTATAGTTTCGACAATGGTATCAATACCCTCTCGGGTAAATTAGAATTTCAATATAAAATGTTTTATAAGAATACCGTCACTGCGGGCATTGAATACAACAATAATGGCATAAGTCCAGGCACCCTTGAACCAGGCGCATTATCCTCGCTCGAATATGCCAAGATTCCAGATCAAAGTTCACAACAGATCGATTATTTCATTCATGACGATTGGGACTTGAGTCAAAGAATGGCCGTGTCTGCCGGCCTAAGATATTCAACCTTCTATCGTTTTGGTCCAGACAAAATTTATTCTTTTGAAGAAAACAGCTCCGGAAAACCAGTGGTTTCCTCTAGCCAAGATTATAAATCCGGGGAATTAATTGATAATTTTTCAGCTCTTGAACCAAGGATATCGCTAAGGTATCTTTTGGATGCCAATACCTCCATCAAAGCCAGTTACTACCGTTCATTCCAGTATCTTCATTTAGTTTCCAATACTGTTTCGGCAACTCCTCAGGATTATTATTTAGCTAGTGGACCGAACCTAAAACCTCAATTTGCAGATCAGTTCGCATTAGGAGCTTTCAAAAACCTATATGATAGTCAATATGAAATTTCAGTAGAAGGATATTATAAGGACATGCGCAATGTCATAGACTTTATAGAAGGAGCAGAAATAATAGGTAATGATCAAATTGAGGGAAGTTTGGTTCAGGGTATTGGAAAATCTTATGGGGTAGAATTCCAATTCAAAAAGAACAAAGGCAGGTTGAATGGCTGGATCTCTTATACTTATTCCCGTAGTTTGAAAAAGTTTGATGGAAGTTCAGAAATCGAAACTATCAACAATGGAAAGTACTACAGTTCTAATTTTGACAAACCACATGACCTTACCCTGGTAGCTAATTACAAACTAGCCCCAAGGTTAATTCTTTCTGCGAACTTTAGCTATAGCACAGGAAGACCTATCACTGTTCCGATATCTAAATATAGCTATGACAAAACCTTGGCTGTTTTAATTTATTCTGAAAGGAATGCCTATCGGGTACCGGACTATCATCGACTTGATATATCGCTTACACTCAAAGAAAATTTTAAGAAAAACAAAATATTGAGTGGAGAATGGGTTTTCTCTGTATTCAACATTTACGGTAGAGAAAATGCTTATTCCATTTATTTCAACGATTCAGGTCAGGCGCGCAAACTCTCTATTCTTGGTTCCGCATTTCCATCTCTTACTTACAATTTTAGAATTTCAAAATAA
- a CDS encoding DUF4249 domain-containing protein, giving the protein MRLTLVIIVISLSSCVSTYNFEIDEPSRFLVVDGFVSNISFDDINARMETDLPLDARYFDLELKYSSVVSNTRDELISGAQILLVNDNNESWDYVESEPGKYLLAFENFKVEPGLEYHIEITLPNGEQYKSTPSGLPEGRKSEIEYYESTKLVYEIELGEEVIKELKGVQLRANIPEKQGELNEYIKWDFNTTFVVIARNLPTNTDPNYECWATDIYYYDDFFVGEASEVNSTLDLQFVDTDHHQIYDGFSILIRQQILNEGYYDFWSGIEKQKKQSDLFAPPPYNLPTNISGVNNNNPAFGYFGVVKEYFHRWTFSNDMVSYPIIFYDVCNIPDLDPAPFCFNCMAYDISTGLTITNEKPLWWNEK; this is encoded by the coding sequence ATGAGATTGACACTGGTCATCATTGTTATTTCGCTATCCTCCTGTGTTAGCACTTACAACTTTGAAATTGACGAACCAAGTCGATTCTTAGTAGTAGATGGATTTGTTTCTAATATCTCCTTTGATGACATCAATGCTAGAATGGAAACGGACCTGCCATTGGATGCCAGGTATTTTGATCTGGAATTAAAGTATTCTAGTGTGGTCTCAAATACCCGAGACGAATTGATATCTGGTGCGCAAATATTGCTTGTTAATGACAACAATGAATCATGGGACTATGTTGAATCAGAACCAGGAAAATACTTATTGGCATTCGAGAATTTTAAAGTAGAACCAGGCCTCGAATACCATATTGAAATTACTCTACCGAATGGTGAGCAATATAAATCAACGCCATCAGGCCTTCCAGAAGGTCGCAAAAGTGAAATTGAATATTACGAATCTACGAAATTGGTCTATGAAATAGAACTTGGAGAAGAGGTCATTAAGGAATTGAAAGGAGTCCAATTGAGAGCAAATATTCCAGAGAAGCAGGGGGAACTCAACGAATACATTAAATGGGACTTTAATACAACTTTTGTAGTCATTGCAAGAAACCTACCTACTAACACGGACCCAAACTATGAATGCTGGGCGACTGACATTTATTATTACGACGACTTCTTCGTTGGAGAGGCTTCTGAAGTCAACTCTACATTGGATTTACAATTTGTGGATACCGATCATCATCAGATTTATGACGGCTTCTCTATATTAATTAGACAACAAATTCTAAACGAGGGATATTATGACTTTTGGTCTGGAATAGAAAAACAAAAAAAACAATCAGATCTATTTGCACCACCTCCCTACAATTTACCTACCAATATATCAGGTGTTAACAATAATAACCCGGCATTTGGCTATTTCGGAGTGGTGAAGGAATATTTCCATAGATGGACATTTTCAAACGACATGGTATCCTACCCAATCATTTTTTATGATGTATGCAATATCCCTGATTTAGACCCTGCTCCATTTTGCTTCAACTGTATGGCCTACGACATTTCTACTGGTCTAACTATCACGAATGAAAAACCTCTTTGGTGGAATGAAAAATAA
- a CDS encoding DUF4249 domain-containing protein produces the protein MKNKFTIILIALFWASCISTYEFEVNEVEKALVVEGFISDQSYSDLNMEPTDPRYFDIKLSWTGQVKNSLNEKVRGAEVIIHSDQNQSWDYSETDAGVYQLFYEDFKAEQDQQYQLEIILPEGDVFYSEWVGLPSSSLTGTLKYEEIEKDIYSIELGEEIIIKAKGLQLKVDMPENITPSSTEYYKWDFDITYGFVARLNPTQTDPNYRCWITEELFYPGFEVAEFDQPGTSHEMVFVNTAVDKIHEGLSVLVRQHAMAESYFSYWNDIKRQEEQEGLFAPPPYNLKTNMSSNNPNVPVYGYFGAVSESYYRWIFNPKMVSYNIIYPESLRSSCNIPLPPPSCYDCRQAELVVRSRITNQKPWWWNN, from the coding sequence ATGAAAAATAAATTTACAATCATTTTAATTGCCTTATTCTGGGCTTCATGCATTAGCACCTATGAATTTGAGGTCAATGAAGTTGAAAAAGCATTAGTTGTAGAGGGTTTTATATCAGATCAATCCTACTCTGATTTAAACATGGAGCCTACGGACCCCCGATATTTCGATATAAAACTTAGCTGGACAGGACAAGTGAAAAACTCATTGAATGAAAAAGTCAGAGGAGCAGAAGTAATTATCCATTCTGATCAAAATCAAAGTTGGGATTATTCTGAAACAGATGCTGGAGTATATCAACTTTTCTACGAGGATTTTAAAGCGGAACAAGATCAACAATACCAACTTGAAATAATTCTGCCGGAAGGAGATGTATTTTACAGTGAGTGGGTCGGTCTTCCTTCTTCCTCTCTAACTGGCACATTGAAATACGAGGAAATAGAAAAAGATATTTATAGCATCGAGTTAGGAGAAGAAATAATAATCAAAGCCAAGGGATTACAATTGAAAGTGGATATGCCAGAAAACATTACTCCATCTTCTACTGAATACTACAAATGGGATTTTGATATTACTTATGGATTTGTCGCCAGATTGAATCCAACGCAAACTGATCCAAACTATCGATGCTGGATAACCGAAGAGTTGTTTTATCCAGGTTTTGAAGTAGCTGAATTCGATCAGCCTGGTACAAGTCATGAAATGGTGTTTGTCAACACTGCAGTAGATAAAATACACGAGGGTTTATCAGTACTTGTTCGTCAACATGCTATGGCCGAAAGTTATTTTTCCTACTGGAACGACATCAAAAGACAAGAAGAACAAGAAGGTCTGTTTGCTCCTCCTCCTTATAATCTAAAAACCAACATGAGTTCAAATAACCCTAACGTTCCAGTCTATGGTTATTTTGGAGCAGTAAGCGAATCCTACTATCGTTGGATTTTCAATCCTAAAATGGTTTCATATAACATCATATATCCTGAGTCATTAAGAAGCTCATGTAATATTCCTTTACCTCCTCCATCATGCTATGACTGTCGACAAGCAGAATTAGTAGTTAGATCTAGAATAACCAACCAAAAACCTTGGTGGTGGAACAATTAA
- the glpK gene encoding glycerol kinase GlpK, with protein MKQYVLALDQGTSSSRAVLFDQKAKMVGVAQKELKQTYPKPGWVEYDPKTIYKDQLEVLYEVLKKTKVSISQVATIGITNQRESVVVWEKRSGKPIYNCISWQDTRTTLMCNDLKDEEEGIEAYIKETTGLLLDPYFSATKVQWILDNVSGARRKAENGELLFGTIDTWLLWNLTEGESHLTDFTNASRTLLFNIAELKWDDELLEKFRIPREMLPEVTHSGYYFGTAKLQGAEIQITGVAGDQQASMFGQGCVEPGQAKNTYGTGCFILMNTGETIQHSKNGLLTTIALGFNGKIDYALEGSVFVAGAAVQWLRDGLEMIRTADESEAIAKNANPESGVYVVPAFAGLGAPFWDMYARGGIFGLTRDSNQSDIVKATLDSMAYQTRDVLQAMAADSGLQLTDLKVDGGACVNNYLMQFQANIMNIQVERPTVIETTALGAAYLAGITAGIWNKDSIFKKRSIDKVFKPKMDDFTRAKLYEGWHNAVKRCMNWAR; from the coding sequence ATGAAGCAGTATGTACTGGCATTGGACCAGGGAACGAGTAGTTCTCGAGCGGTACTTTTCGATCAAAAGGCCAAAATGGTCGGAGTTGCTCAAAAAGAATTGAAGCAAACCTACCCTAAGCCTGGATGGGTAGAGTATGATCCTAAAACAATATATAAAGACCAACTGGAGGTACTTTACGAGGTATTGAAAAAGACCAAAGTAAGTATTAGCCAAGTGGCTACTATTGGTATAACCAACCAAAGAGAATCTGTGGTAGTATGGGAAAAGCGCAGTGGCAAACCCATCTACAACTGCATATCCTGGCAGGATACTCGTACTACTCTGATGTGCAACGACCTCAAAGACGAGGAAGAAGGAATTGAAGCCTATATCAAAGAGACTACAGGACTACTTCTAGACCCTTATTTTTCAGCTACCAAAGTCCAATGGATCCTGGATAATGTTTCGGGCGCCAGACGTAAAGCAGAAAATGGTGAACTTTTGTTTGGTACCATCGATACCTGGCTGCTTTGGAATCTAACAGAGGGTGAGTCTCATCTGACGGACTTCACCAATGCCTCTCGAACGTTGCTATTCAATATCGCAGAATTGAAATGGGATGATGAGTTACTAGAAAAATTCAGAATCCCGAGAGAAATGTTGCCTGAAGTAACTCATTCTGGTTATTACTTTGGCACAGCCAAGCTTCAGGGAGCCGAGATACAAATAACAGGTGTGGCTGGAGACCAGCAGGCGAGTATGTTTGGACAGGGCTGTGTAGAACCAGGTCAGGCCAAAAACACTTACGGTACCGGATGTTTCATTCTGATGAATACAGGTGAGACTATCCAGCATTCTAAAAATGGATTATTGACCACAATTGCCTTGGGCTTTAATGGTAAGATAGATTACGCATTAGAGGGCAGTGTATTTGTAGCGGGTGCAGCTGTACAATGGTTAAGAGATGGATTAGAAATGATCCGAACAGCTGATGAATCTGAGGCCATAGCAAAGAATGCCAATCCAGAATCAGGCGTATATGTTGTTCCGGCTTTTGCTGGATTAGGTGCACCATTTTGGGATATGTATGCCCGCGGAGGAATTTTTGGATTGACACGAGACTCTAATCAGTCGGACATCGTAAAGGCTACTCTTGATTCGATGGCTTATCAGACGAGAGATGTGCTTCAAGCCATGGCTGCCGATTCTGGTCTGCAATTGACGGACCTGAAAGTTGACGGAGGAGCTTGCGTGAACAACTACCTCATGCAGTTTCAGGCCAACATCATGAACATACAGGTTGAAAGACCTACAGTGATAGAAACTACAGCTTTGGGTGCGGCTTATCTTGCTGGTATCACCGCAGGGATTTGGAACAAAGATTCGATTTTCAAAAAACGATCCATTGACAAAGTGTTCAAACCGAAAATGGATGACTTCACTAGAGCCAAACTCTATGAAGGCTGGCACAATGCCGTGAAGCGGTGCATGAATTGGGCGAGGTGA
- a CDS encoding Lrp/AsnC family transcriptional regulator, which produces MKEGKEKYSVPKLDAVDHRLLAMLQKDSSLTTKELAAKVNLSPTPVFERVKRLEKHGYVKKYVAVLDAEKLGSGLIVFCNITLKEHSQSIGHRFVEEIMTIDEVTECYNISGDHDFLLKVMVKDMKHYQDFVFNTLGSVSNVGSAHSTFVMAEIKNSHAVPMHVHFGNGQ; this is translated from the coding sequence ATGAAGGAAGGAAAAGAAAAATATTCTGTGCCAAAATTGGATGCAGTGGACCATCGATTGCTGGCGATGCTTCAGAAAGACTCGAGCCTGACTACAAAGGAGCTGGCCGCTAAAGTCAACCTTTCGCCTACTCCTGTGTTTGAGCGAGTCAAAAGATTGGAGAAACATGGCTATGTCAAAAAGTATGTCGCGGTGCTGGATGCAGAAAAACTAGGTTCTGGACTCATTGTTTTTTGCAATATCACGCTCAAGGAACACAGTCAGTCCATTGGACATCGCTTCGTAGAGGAGATCATGACGATAGATGAAGTAACAGAGTGCTACAATATATCTGGCGACCATGACTTTCTATTGAAGGTAATGGTGAAAGATATGAAGCACTACCAGGATTTTGTTTTTAATACTTTGGGATCTGTAAGCAACGTGGGTAGCGCACATAGCACATTTGTTATGGCCGAAATAAAGAATAGCCATGCAGTACCAATGCACGTCCATTTTGGCAATGGACAATAA